CCCAGTGGTACTGTGATGCCAAGACGCTGGCCGGTCCCGCGATCGAAGCGGTGGAAAACGGCAGCATCGAATTCGTGCCCAGGCAGTGGGAGAATACCTTCTACGCCTGGATGCGCGACATCCAGCCCTGGTGCATCAGCCGCCAGTTGTGGTGGGGGCACCGCATCCCGGCATGGTACGGCCCGGACGGGCATGTGTTCGTAGCCCGTGATGAGGCCGACGCAACGGCGCAGGCGCGCAGCCATTACGGGCAGGACACGGTTCTGACACGTGATGAAGACGTGCTGGACACATGGTTCTCCTCCGCCCTGTGGCCGTTTTCCACCCTTGGCTGGCCGGAGCAGACGGCGGACCTTGCGCGCTATTACCCGACCGATGTGCTGGTCACAGGCTTTGACATCATCTTCTTCTGGGTCGCGCGGATGATGATGATGGGCCTGCACTTCATGAAGGACGTGCCCTTCCGCAAGGTGTTCATTCACGGTCTGGTGCGTGATGAGCGCGGGCAGAAGATGTCCAAGTCCAAGGGCAACGGCATCGACCCGCTGGAGATGATCGACACCTATGGCGCCGACGCCACGCGCTTTTGCATCTGCGCGCTGACCGGGCTGGGGCGGGACGTCAAGCTGGGCCGCAAGCGGGTGGAGGAATACCGTTCCTTCATGACCAAGATCTGGAACGCCGCGCGTTTCTGCGAAATGAATGGCGTGGCACCGGTCGAAGGGTTCAGCCCCGCCAGCGTTCAGTCCCCGCTGGGGCAATGGGTGCTGGCCGAGCTGGCGCAGGCCGTGGAAGACGCGACGAAAGCACTCGAAGCCTTCCGCTTCGATGAATATGCCGCCACCTGCTACCGCTTTGTATGGAACTGCTTCTGTGACTGGTTCCTCGAATTCGCCAAGCCGGTCTTTGGTGCCGGTGAGACGGCGGAAGCGGTCGAGACCCGTGCCGTGGCCGCCCACGTGCTGGGTACCATCCTGCGGCTGATGCAGCCTGTCACCCCCTTCATGACCGATGCGCTGTGGCAGCATTTCGGCTTTGGCGCGCAGGGAACGCTCATGACGGCAGCCTGGCCGCAGCCCGAACATCTGGCAGGGGCCGCGGAGGCACGCGACGAGATGGAATGGCTGATCCGCTTCATCAGTGCCATCCGTACCGTGCGTTCGGAAATGAACGTGCCGCCCTCACGCCTTGCCCCCGTGCTGCTGCGTGATGCATCCCCCGCCACCGTGGCGCGGGCCGCCAAGTGGTCGGAGGCCATTGGCCGCATGGCGCGCGTATCCGAAGTGCTGCCGCTGGAAGGCGACATGCCGCAGGGTGCCGCCCAGTTGGTGGTGGATGAGGCGACACTGGTCATTCCGCTGGCCGGCATCATCGACATCGCGCAGGAACGCCAGCGGCTGGAAAAGGAATGCACCAAGGTGGAGGGCGAGATCACCAAGGTCGAGCGCAAGCTGGGCAATGCCGATTTCGTCGCCCGCGCCAAGCCGGAAGTCGTGGTGGAAAACCGTGAGCGGCTGGATGCGTTCATGGCGGAACGCGTGCGCCTGCGGGCCGCGCTGGATCGTATCGCCTGATCAGGCAGGCGGACGGAAAACGGGGGGCGGACATGACCGGACAGGCATTGGAAACACTGGTGCTGGGTGGGGGCTGCTTCTGGTGCATGGAAGCCCCGTTCAGAGAACTGCGCGGCGTGCTGGACATTGAACCCGGCTATGCTGGCGGCCAGACCCCCGATCCGACTTACGAACAGGTCTGCACGGGTCGCACCGGCCATGCGGAGGTCATGCGCGTGACCTTTGACCCGGCTGAACTGTCCCGCGCCGACCTGTTGCGTATCTTCCTTGTCATGCATGATCCCACCACGCTCAACCGGCAGGGCAATGACGTGGGCACCCAGTACCGTTCCGCCATTTTCTGGCAGGACGCAGAGCAGGAAAAAACCGCCTGCGCCATCCGTGACGAGATCGCGGCGGCAGGCGTGTGGCCAAATCCGCTGGTGACCGAAATCGTGAAACTGGACCATTTCTGGCCAGCGGAAGATTATCACCGGAACTACTTTGCCCGTAATCCCGGCAATCCCTATTGCAGCGCGGTCATTCCGCCCAAGAT
This portion of the Komagataeibacter sp. FNDCF1 genome encodes:
- a CDS encoding valine--tRNA ligase — encoded protein: MLDKSFSPDGTETSLYALWEASGAFGAQPTSAAAPYTIMIPPPNVTGTLHIGHALTMTLQDTLIRWRRMQGRDVLWQPGTDHAGIATQLVVERMLQKEGTSRQELGRDAFVGRVWEWKAESGGGITKQLRRLGSSLDWKRERFTMDDGLSDAVKEVFVTLYREGLIYRDRRLVNWDPAFRSAISDLEVDNRETRGNLWYIRYPVEGMLGRTITVATTRPETMLGDMAVAVHPEDERYADLVGKNVILPLTGRRIPVVADEHSDPTKGSGAVKITPAHDFNDFEVGRRHRLDMPGVLDEEACITLAEIEGELRTEDGLADPAFVRTLDGMPRDAARKAMVAELERLEWLEKIEPHTNQVPYAERSGAVVEPRLTTQWYCDAKTLAGPAIEAVENGSIEFVPRQWENTFYAWMRDIQPWCISRQLWWGHRIPAWYGPDGHVFVARDEADATAQARSHYGQDTVLTRDEDVLDTWFSSALWPFSTLGWPEQTADLARYYPTDVLVTGFDIIFFWVARMMMMGLHFMKDVPFRKVFIHGLVRDERGQKMSKSKGNGIDPLEMIDTYGADATRFCICALTGLGRDVKLGRKRVEEYRSFMTKIWNAARFCEMNGVAPVEGFSPASVQSPLGQWVLAELAQAVEDATKALEAFRFDEYAATCYRFVWNCFCDWFLEFAKPVFGAGETAEAVETRAVAAHVLGTILRLMQPVTPFMTDALWQHFGFGAQGTLMTAAWPQPEHLAGAAEARDEMEWLIRFISAIRTVRSEMNVPPSRLAPVLLRDASPATVARAAKWSEAIGRMARVSEVLPLEGDMPQGAAQLVVDEATLVIPLAGIIDIAQERQRLEKECTKVEGEITKVERKLGNADFVARAKPEVVVENRERLDAFMAERVRLRAALDRIA
- the msrA gene encoding peptide-methionine (S)-S-oxide reductase MsrA, with translation MTGQALETLVLGGGCFWCMEAPFRELRGVLDIEPGYAGGQTPDPTYEQVCTGRTGHAEVMRVTFDPAELSRADLLRIFLVMHDPTTLNRQGNDVGTQYRSAIFWQDAEQEKTACAIRDEIAAAGVWPNPLVTEIVKLDHFWPAEDYHRNYFARNPGNPYCSAVIPPKIAKMRRLFRDRLVDTAG